A genomic stretch from Falco cherrug isolate bFalChe1 chromosome 3, bFalChe1.pri, whole genome shotgun sequence includes:
- the PPIH gene encoding peptidyl-prolyl cis-trans isomerase H, protein MAVLASNPNNPVVFFDVSIGGQEVGRMKIELFADVVPKTAENFRQFCTGEFRKDGVPIGYKGSTFHRVIKDFMIQGGDFVNGDGTGVASIYRGPFADENFKLKHSAPGLLSMANSGPSTNGCQFFITCSKCDWLDGKHVVFGKIVDGLLVMRKIENVPTGPNNKPKLPVVISQCGEM, encoded by the exons ATGGCGGTGCTGGCTTCCAATCCCAACAACCCCGTCGTCTTCTTCGATGTCAGCATCGGCGGGCAG GAGGTCGGGCGTATGAAGATCGAGCTCTTTGCTGATGTTGTCCCCAAAACAGCGGAGAACTTCAG gcagTTTTGTACAGGTGAATTCAG GAAAGATGGTGTCCCTATAGGTTATAAAGGAAGCACTTTCCACAG gGTAATAAAGGATTTCATGATCCAGGGAGGTGACTTTGTAAAC GGAGACGGCACTGGAGTAGCCAGTATATATAGGGGTCCTTTTGCAGATGAAAACTTCAAGCTGAAACACTCTGCTCCAGGGCTGCTTTCTATG GCAAACAGTGGTCCAAGCACCAACGGCTGTCAGTTCTTCATTACATGCTCCAAATGCGACTGGTTGGATGGAAAACACGTTGTGTTCG GTAAAATTGTTGATGGGCTGTTGGTCATGAGAAAAATCGAA AACGTGCCTACAGGTCCCAATAACAAACCCAAGCTGCCGGTTGTGATCTCTCAGTGTGGGGAAATGTAA